One window of Gemmatimonadaceae bacterium genomic DNA carries:
- the dacB gene encoding D-alanyl-D-alanine carboxypeptidase/D-alanyl-D-alanine-endopeptidase encodes MTNPLRTARNELASLLVCGVGLAITGALAPSRAHAQTSAAPLAPQNALASRIDSIVDRPEYRHAFFGIEIMSLDTHQPIYQLNAEKFFVPGSTTKLLTEGTVLELLGADHRFHTRVYRTGPVQRDGTLDGNLVLVAGGDPDLSNRVQPDGSLAFENEDHSYGGSPDTRAVPGDPLQVLRELAHQVRQQGISAVRGSVIVDASLFPEGDRELGTGVVISPIVVNDNVVDLTVAPGTTPGDSVALHVSPATPYVRFVNRATTSVPDSAPSINWASDSTAPDGSHIVVVTGTVPAGKPGVLFSWPVDEPTRFAEVSFAQALGAEGVRANAIAPGRRLDLASLARGYADSMVVAEHVSPPLAQEVKVTLKVSQNLHASMGPFLLGALVAHEGTAKAGFAQERRFLTQAGLDLTGASQSDGAGGSAHFTPDFMVHFLAYMSARKDFPVYYAALPVLGRDGTLWNIQVNSPAAGHVHAKTGTYERDDLLNDMMMVDGKGLAGYMTTADGRHLAFAIYANNVAAGTDPDAITRGVGQALGEIAAAAYGVAP; translated from the coding sequence ATGACTAACCCGCTCCGCACCGCCCGCAACGAGCTCGCGTCGCTCCTCGTGTGCGGCGTCGGCCTCGCCATCACTGGGGCTCTCGCACCAAGCCGGGCCCACGCTCAAACGTCCGCCGCGCCGCTCGCGCCGCAAAATGCGCTCGCTTCGCGAATCGACTCCATCGTCGACCGCCCTGAATACCGACACGCATTCTTCGGCATCGAGATCATGTCGCTCGATACGCACCAACCGATCTACCAACTGAACGCCGAGAAATTCTTCGTCCCGGGCTCGACCACCAAGCTCCTAACGGAAGGCACCGTTCTCGAGCTGCTCGGCGCCGACCACCGCTTCCACACCCGCGTCTATCGCACCGGGCCTGTCCAACGGGACGGGACGCTCGACGGGAATCTCGTGCTCGTCGCCGGCGGCGACCCCGATCTCTCGAATCGCGTGCAGCCCGATGGCAGTCTCGCGTTTGAGAACGAAGATCACTCCTATGGCGGCAGCCCCGATACGCGGGCCGTACCCGGCGATCCCCTGCAGGTGTTGCGCGAGCTCGCGCATCAAGTTAGGCAGCAGGGGATCAGCGCCGTGCGCGGCAGCGTGATCGTCGACGCGTCGCTCTTTCCCGAGGGCGATCGCGAGCTCGGCACGGGCGTCGTGATATCGCCCATCGTCGTCAACGACAACGTGGTGGACCTCACCGTGGCGCCGGGGACGACGCCGGGTGACTCGGTCGCGCTGCACGTCTCGCCGGCAACGCCGTACGTGCGGTTCGTGAACCGCGCGACGACGAGCGTCCCGGATTCGGCTCCCAGCATCAACTGGGCATCGGACAGCACCGCCCCCGACGGTTCGCACATCGTGGTCGTCACCGGCACCGTACCGGCCGGCAAACCGGGCGTCCTGTTCAGTTGGCCCGTGGACGAGCCGACGCGGTTCGCCGAGGTGTCGTTCGCTCAAGCGTTAGGCGCGGAGGGGGTGCGGGCGAACGCGATCGCGCCCGGTCGCCGTCTCGACCTCGCGAGCCTGGCGCGGGGATACGCCGATTCGATGGTGGTCGCCGAGCACGTGTCCCCGCCCCTCGCGCAGGAGGTGAAGGTGACGCTGAAGGTGAGCCAGAACCTGCACGCGAGCATGGGACCTTTTCTGTTAGGCGCGCTCGTGGCGCACGAAGGAACTGCGAAAGCCGGGTTCGCCCAGGAGCGCCGGTTTCTGACGCAGGCCGGGTTGGACCTCACCGGCGCGTCGCAGAGCGACGGCGCCGGGGGCTCGGCTCACTTCACGCCCGACTTCATGGTGCACTTCCTGGCATACATGTCGGCACGGAAGGATTTCCCCGTGTACTACGCGGCGCTGCCGGTGCTGGGCCGCGACGGCACGTTGTGGAACATTCAAGTGAATTCGCCGGCGGCGGGGCACGTGCATGCCAAGACCGGGACGTACGAACGGGACGATCTGCTCAACGACATGATGATGGTGGACGGGAAGGGATTGGCGGGATACATGACGACAGCGGACGGGCGTCACCTGGCGTTCGCCATCTACGCCAACAATGTTGCGGCGGGGACGGATCCCGACGCGATCACGCGCGGCGTGGGGCAAGCGTTAGGCGAGATTGCGGCAGCGGCATACGGCGTGGCGCCGTAA